From Bos javanicus breed banteng chromosome 5, ARS-OSU_banteng_1.0, whole genome shotgun sequence, the proteins below share one genomic window:
- the LOC133247907 gene encoding apolipoprotein L3-like, whose product MGASVALLATGIGLGAAAGVTSVSTSIIERVKRSSAETEASRMMSSVVKKWKVLLEVLKSNPHIVDTKKEEAVQCIEMHIHAMETGNANPGSEAIASIYMSPGRISGPAIQHIETGFKATALTITKGARIVGLAAAGVFLLVDVGFLVKESIHLHDGAKTEAAESLRRRAWELERKLEELTQIYESLQEDLI is encoded by the coding sequence ATGGGGGCCAGTGTGGCGCTCTTGGCCACTGGGATAGGACTGGGAGCAGCAGCCGGTGTGACCAGTGTGTCCACCAGTATCATCGAACGTGTGAAGAGGTCATCAGCAGAAACCGAAGCCAGTCGCATGATGTCTAGTGTTGTCAAGAAATGGAAAGTTCTCCTAGAGGTACTCAAGAGCAACCCCCACATTGTTGACACAAAAAAGGAAGAAGCTGTACAATGCATTGAAATGCACATCCATGCCATGGagacaggcaatgccaacccTGGCTCTGAAGCCATTGCAAGCATCTACATGAGCCCTGGGAGAATCTCAGGCCCAGCCATCCAGCATATAGAGACAGGTTTCAAAGCCACAGCTTTAACAATTACCAAAGGAGCCCGGATCGTGGGTTTGGCTGCTGCAGGGGTCTTCCTTCTGGTGGATGTGGGCTTCCTGGTGAAGGAGTCAATTCACCTGCATGATGGTGCAAAGACAGAAGCAGCCGAAAGCCTGAGGCGACGGGCATGGGAGCTGGAAAGGAAGCTGGAGGAGCTCACCCAGATCTATGAGAGTCTGCAGGAGGACCTGATTTAA